The genome window CATAAAGCTCCACTGTGAACATCCTTCCAGCCTCCCGATGCCATTCAATAACATCGAGACAGCCTACAGGACCGGTACACTTTTGACCCGCCATTTTCTGCCAGATCTTTGCCGGTTCAGTGGTACACTTTACGCCCGCGATTTATATGGGGTCAGGATTTGGGGTCAGACATAACAATGACTACAATCTTTCGCGACTATCAGCAGCAAGCTTTGCAGATCGCATGGCATAGGAAATATCTTCCGATGCTTGTGGCCACGGCTTTTTGTCTTAGCGCAAAGTGGTTACTCGAACAAATGCGGCACGAAGCAACTTAGGTTGTTGGTCACGAGCGTGGTGGATTCTCTGATGCCGACTCCCGCCGCAATACCATCGATTAGCCAACTTCCTAGCACTGGATAAGCTCCGCCGAAGTTGGGAATGTTCGCTAGCGCTTGGCAGACGAAACCTTCTTGGCCGTACGGTCCTTCTGTTTTCTGCATTGAACCGCCGCGTTGGATGGAAAGATTGGCGCCTTCACGTGAAAGCAGCGGTTTTTTTACGTAGTCGGTCATCTGCTTCGGTTCGTTGAAATAGCATTCGAGCAAGTTCGGATGGCCGGGGAAAAGTTCCCAGAGGATTGGCAGGATGCCTTTGTTCGATAGCAGCATTTTCCAGATCGGTTCGATCCATTGGGTGAGCGTGTAAGTTGAAAGTAACTGGTTTCCCTGGGGATCGCGGAGCAGCCACTCCCACGGATAGAGTTTGAAGACGCTACGCATGGGCCGGCCGTTTAAATCGACGAAGCAGTTTTGCACTTCGTCCCAACCGATGTCGTCGATGCGCATGAGCACGGCTTCGATTCCCGCCTGGGTTGCAACGTCCATCAAGTAACTGACGGTCATCAAGTCTTCGCTGTTCTCGACATCCGGCGGTTCAAGATAGGCGAAGTGCAACGGATTCGCCACATAACGTTTAAGCTCCTGCCATTTGGCCAAAAGCTTTTCATGGATCGAGTTGAACTGATCGAGCTTGGGAAAACAGTCTTGCAGCCAATACCATTGCGCGACGGACGCTTCGAGCAGCGCGGTCGGCGTGTCGGCGTTATATTCGAGCAGTTTCAAGTCGTCGCCGTCGTAGGCCAAGTCGAAGCGGCCATAGAGCGCCGGCGGCTCGTCTTCCCAGGCTTGCTTGATGATCGCAATCGCCGCATCGGGGATGCTCAGCTCTTTGAAGCGATTCCCGTCGATGATGTGCTGGGCCGCTTGCAAACACATCTCGTGCAGTTCGTTCGTGGCGAGTTCGATTTGATCAATTTCACTGGCGCGAAAAGAGTAGTAAGCCGACTCGTTCCAATAGGGGCGGCCCTCGGTGTGATGATAGATAAAGCCCACCGCTTCGACTTTCTTTTGCCAATCGGCGCGCGGATTAATCGCTATGCGTTTCATTCAATCCTTCGCTTGCTTTAGCTGCCGCCGGAGACAAACGCTCTGCCGGTGGCGCCGAAGCCGCCGCGAGTGACGTGGCTCGGGCTGGCGTAGTTGACTCCAGGTTGGGCGAAGCGGCCGCCGCCGCTGGCGCGCTCGCCCATGTAATAGCCGTGGCCGCCGTAGTAGTGGGAATAGTAATGGCTCGCCGGACCGCCGGCTTCGCACCAGCGCTCTTCGACGACGACATTGTTGTTGTCGACGCAGCGCTTGGCTTCGACCCAGTCTCCGTCTTTGCCATCGTTCCCGTTGTCGCAGCCGTTCATGACGGCGGCGGCGAAGGATGACAGAAATGCGAGCGTGACCTTGACGGATTTCTTCATCGCGGCTTATCCGTGCACGTAGCCCATTGTTAGTGCTAGAAAGATCACCGCTTTGAACAATGCGGCGGCGATGTTGCGTTGTTCCATCACTTCCTCGCCCAAGCGCGTTGCGCGAAACGTCAACTTATCGGAGATCACATGCGCGGCGAGCATTAGCAGAACCCATGCGCCGAGATAAAGCGCGACGGTTGAAATATCGCTGCGCCAGCCCTGCGATGGGCCGCTGATGACGGCGCCGCAAACCATGCCGCCGGAAAGCAGAAAACTACCGAGGTCAATACCGACCGCGAGATTTTGTTCGTCTAACGCCGCGTCAACGCCTTTGCCGGCGAGCCGGTAGAGAAACGCCAGCAAAATTAGCATGAGCTGTCCGATTAGAAACCAGACAAGGGCGACCGCTATGCCGTTTTCCCAGTCGTAAAATGCTCCGCCGACGACGTAGGCGCTGGCGAGATAGGTAGCACCCTCGACGAAGGCCACGGCGACGTTCTTCTCCTGGACGACTTCGCGGTTGTTGCTGAAGTGGTAGAGAATCAGCCAGTCGTTTAGATAGCGCGAGAGATAGATTAGGATCACGGCCAAGAGCGCATGTTGAGTGAAGAACCAGGCGCCGGCGTCGCCTTGGCTGCGATCGAAGATAGCGAGCAAAGCGAAGACCACGGCGATGGAGAACAACGCGTAGCGCAGCGCCAGCGCGCCATTATCGCGGAAAAGCATTTCGTTGACCGGATCGTAACCTTCGAGCTTGCCGCTGAGCCAGAGTAGCGCCGCTAAGCCGATGAGCAGCAGCAATATGCCTACCGCCAAGGATAGCGGGCCGATGAGCAGGGCGAAAGAGATCATGTCATTTTCCTTATTGCGGCAGCGTAGTATGTTAGGAAAAAGCTTGTCAAAGACTAAATTAACATAAGGGCGGTTCATGGCACAAAAAAATAATTCCCAATCCTATTCACGCGGCATCGGCGCATTCGCCAACGGTCTCAAACTCGCTGACGTGCCGGCGGATGTGATCGCCAAAGCCAAATTAGTTTTTCTCGACACGCTCGGCATCGCGTTGGCGTCATCGACCATGGATTTCGGCGTGATGGTTAGCAACGTCGCGCGCAAACTCGGCGGCGATAAACATAGCGTGGTGATCGGCTCGGCCAATCGCGTAGCGGCGGCCAATGCAGTGATCGCCAACGGCACGCTGGCGCACGGGCTCGACTACGACGACACTTTGGAAGAGGCGATCGTTCACACCGGATCCTGCGCTTGGATGACCGCTCTCGCCGTCGGCGAAGAAGTCGGCGCTAGCGGCGCCGCGATGCTCGAAGCGGCGCTGATCGGCACCGAAGTGTTGTGCAAAGTCGGCCTGGTGGCGCCAGGAAAATTTCACGCCCGCGGTTTTCATCCAACGGCGATCTGTTCGACCTTTGGCGCGGCGGCCGCGGCGGGCAGACTGTACGGACTTAACACCGATCAGTGGGTCGATGCCTTCGGCCTGTGCGGTAGTCAAAGCTCGGGCATTATCGAATATCTCGCCGACGGCACTTGGACCAAGCGCATGCATCCCGGTTGGTCCGCCCATGGCGGTGTGATCGCTTGTTTGCTGGCGCAAGAGGGTTTTCGCGGGCCGGCGAAAGTTTTCGAAGGCACCGACGGTTTTTTCAAAGCCTTCGGCGGCAAGAACGATTATCGCTTCGAGAAACTTTTGGAACTCGGCAAAGCTTGGGAGATTCCTAAGCTGGCGTTTAAGTCTTATCCCTGCGGTTCGATCTCGCATCCGTACATGGACTGCGCCCTCAAGATTAAGCAAAAGTTTTCACCTGCGCCGGATGAAATTGCCGAAGTGGTTTGCCGCACGGCGGAAGGTCCGGTGCATCGCTTGTGGGAGCCGCTGGCGGACAAGCAAAAACCGCTGAGCGCTTACGGCGCCAAGTTCAGCCTGCCGTTTAGCATCGCGGTGATGCTGGTGCGCGGCCGGGCCGGGCTTGAGGAATTCACTGACGCGGCGATCGCCGATCCGATTGTGCTCAAGTTGGCGGCTAAGGTGCGCTACGAACTCGATCCGACCATCGACTATCCGCGCCATTTTTCCGGCCACGTCAAAGTTATTCTCACCAACGGTCAAGTATTGGAAGAGAACCAGCCCCATCCGCGCGGCGGTCTGGAAGATCCGCTGCCGCCGGAAGAGATCGTCGATAAGTTTCGCGCCAATGCGCGCCTAGCGTTGCCGGCTGAAAGCGGCGAGAAAATAATCGCCACGGTGCAGCGCATCGAATCGTTAAATTCAATTGCCGAGCTGAGCGAGTTGCTGTTAGTGCGGTGCTGATTGAAGGGTATTAAGAATCGGAAATCCCGTTGCCACGGTTTCTCGTGATCCAATGTACTAAGATGCCGACGACGAACACGCCGACGAAAGTCGCCGCGCCGCTGACGATTTTTGGATCGCTGGCGCCGTACAGCCAGCCGAGATCGGCGCGGCGAAAATCGCCGAACACGCGCAAAGATTTTAAGCCGACGATCCAACCGGCGTGTAAACCAATGGACAGATAAATTTTGCTGCTTCTAATCAGCGCGTAGCTGAGCACGATGCCGATGAGCCACAGGCCAAGCAGTCCAGGCAGTATTGCTAGCGGCTCGCCAAAGGGCGCGAAGGTTGTGAGCAGGTGGCGAAAGCCGGCGAACGGATCGAGGCTGTCGAGAAAATAGCTTTGACCCGGACGGACAAAGTGCAGTGCCGAAAAAAATAGATTGACGCCGAGAAAGGCGCGTAGCGGATGGCCGGCGTCGTGGATGCCTTTGAAGAGCAAGCCGCGAAAAAAGACTTCTTCTAAGCCACCGGCGAAGATGCCGGCGCTCACCGCGCGGGCGACGGTGCCCAGACCTTGACCCAACGACACACGAAAAAATGGCGTGTACACCGCGCTAAAAGTCATCAGCGCCGCGAGCAGGACCATCGAGCCGAGCGCCAGTGCCAGTCCGGTGCCGAGATCGCGACAGCCACGGCTCCAGCCGGCGATGCATAATCGCTTGA of Deltaproteobacteria bacterium contains these proteins:
- a CDS encoding glutathionylspermidine synthase family protein, producing the protein MKRIAINPRADWQKKVEAVGFIYHHTEGRPYWNESAYYSFRASEIDQIELATNELHEMCLQAAQHIIDGNRFKELSIPDAAIAIIKQAWEDEPPALYGRFDLAYDGDDLKLLEYNADTPTALLEASVAQWYWLQDCFPKLDQFNSIHEKLLAKWQELKRYVANPLHFAYLEPPDVENSEDLMTVSYLMDVATQAGIEAVLMRIDDIGWDEVQNCFVDLNGRPMRSVFKLYPWEWLLRDPQGNQLLSTYTLTQWIEPIWKMLLSNKGILPILWELFPGHPNLLECYFNEPKQMTDYVKKPLLSREGANLSIQRGGSMQKTEGPYGQEGFVCQALANIPNFGGAYPVLGSWLIDGIAAGVGIRESTTLVTNNLSCFVPHLFE
- a CDS encoding DUF350 domain-containing protein, which produces MNRPYVNLVFDKLFPNILRCRNKENDMISFALLIGPLSLAVGILLLLIGLAALLWLSGKLEGYDPVNEMLFRDNGALALRYALFSIAVVFALLAIFDRSQGDAGAWFFTQHALLAVILIYLSRYLNDWLILYHFSNNREVVQEKNVAVAFVEGATYLASAYVVGGAFYDWENGIAVALVWFLIGQLMLILLAFLYRLAGKGVDAALDEQNLAVGIDLGSFLLSGGMVCGAVISGPSQGWRSDISTVALYLGAWVLLMLAAHVISDKLTFRATRLGEEVMEQRNIAAALFKAVIFLALTMGYVHG
- a CDS encoding MmgE/PrpD family protein is translated as MAQKNNSQSYSRGIGAFANGLKLADVPADVIAKAKLVFLDTLGIALASSTMDFGVMVSNVARKLGGDKHSVVIGSANRVAAANAVIANGTLAHGLDYDDTLEEAIVHTGSCAWMTALAVGEEVGASGAAMLEAALIGTEVLCKVGLVAPGKFHARGFHPTAICSTFGAAAAAGRLYGLNTDQWVDAFGLCGSQSSGIIEYLADGTWTKRMHPGWSAHGGVIACLLAQEGFRGPAKVFEGTDGFFKAFGGKNDYRFEKLLELGKAWEIPKLAFKSYPCGSISHPYMDCALKIKQKFSPAPDEIAEVVCRTAEGPVHRLWEPLADKQKPLSAYGAKFSLPFSIAVMLVRGRAGLEEFTDAAIADPIVLKLAAKVRYELDPTIDYPRHFSGHVKVILTNGQVLEENQPHPRGGLEDPLPPEEIVDKFRANARLALPAESGEKIIATVQRIESLNSIAELSELLLVRC
- a CDS encoding CPBP family intramembrane metalloprotease — encoded protein: MESHPSSANYPRRLIYFLFAVLALTCIISPWLALGADWVSTGWPDLLAERVPFPRIFNRAFMISGIVLFIFCRRQFDSAQLKRLCIAGWSRGCRDLGTGLALALGSMVLLAALMTFSAVYTPFFRVSLGQGLGTVARAVSAGIFAGGLEEVFFRGLLFKGIHDAGHPLRAFLGVNLFFSALHFVRPGQSYFLDSLDPFAGFRHLLTTFAPFGEPLAILPGLLGLWLIGIVLSYALIRSSKIYLSIGLHAGWIVGLKSLRVFGDFRRADLGWLYGASDPKIVSGAATFVGVFVVGILVHWITRNRGNGISDS